The following proteins come from a genomic window of Polyangiaceae bacterium:
- a CDS encoding PilZ domain-containing protein, whose product MDFSSLLFGPRTMRRTARIECQVVRLRDFTLVADRVENISHGGLLVGPADPVLTGEEVVVSFQLPGFSDWFDAEAVVARVIHGRRPGECRRSLGLALTHVDSASRRLLDAYVRRLPPAPPTFRPKSERILSFTSLNLGDFLSTAPT is encoded by the coding sequence ATGGACTTCTCTTCGCTGCTCTTCGGCCCCCGTACGATGCGACGCACCGCCCGCATCGAGTGCCAGGTGGTTCGCCTCCGCGACTTCACGCTGGTGGCGGATCGCGTGGAAAACATCTCTCACGGCGGCCTCTTGGTCGGCCCCGCAGATCCAGTGCTCACCGGCGAGGAGGTCGTCGTCTCCTTCCAGCTCCCGGGCTTCTCGGACTGGTTCGACGCCGAGGCCGTCGTCGCCCGCGTGATCCACGGCCGCCGCCCCGGCGAATGCCGTCGCTCCCTGGGCCTCGCCCTCACCCACGTGGACAGCGCATCGCGCCGCCTGCTCGACGCCTACGTGCGTCGCCTGCCCCCCGCGCCGCCCACCTTCCGTCCCAAGAGCGAGCGCATACTGAGCTTCACCTCGCTGAATCTCGGAGATTTCCTCAGCACCGCTCCAACCTGA
- a CDS encoding DUF1704 domain-containing protein: MKDQGVPRRDLERVLGQAENAIALLARCRPVNAVAERERLLATFRRGAPTNPNWRYGFADGVATLRSALMSVAEQGEAAEGWDRLFADRARELAREAAIVEALGTPRAHVAAQARFPVDPGEHGRVAQQWAERWVREASEAPAAETFVSDDEADPESLVCQMRRAVGEARLPFRVVTNPRLPCAAATGDGVIVVRAGARYDRGEVRRVVLHEIEGHALPRLAARNEEHGLFRVGTAQGPDDEEGRALLLEERAGLLDARRKAQLGRRHLAALSVRQGATWVDTARYLRELGAELEEAVDIASRVHRGGGLGRELVYLVALCRVRQAFEADPSLERWLERGRIAVGAVAELRELGPAPDVVFRLRAA; encoded by the coding sequence ATGAAGGACCAGGGCGTCCCGCGGCGCGACCTGGAACGGGTGCTGGGGCAAGCGGAGAACGCCATCGCCCTGCTCGCACGCTGCCGCCCGGTCAACGCTGTGGCGGAGCGAGAACGACTGCTGGCGACCTTTCGTCGGGGCGCGCCCACCAACCCGAACTGGCGCTACGGCTTTGCGGACGGCGTGGCCACGCTGCGTTCCGCTTTGATGTCGGTTGCGGAACAGGGCGAGGCGGCGGAGGGCTGGGACCGGCTCTTCGCCGACCGCGCCCGCGAGCTCGCGCGGGAGGCGGCCATCGTGGAAGCGCTCGGCACGCCGCGAGCGCATGTCGCGGCCCAAGCGCGCTTCCCGGTGGACCCGGGCGAGCACGGCCGGGTTGCCCAGCAGTGGGCGGAGCGCTGGGTCCGGGAAGCTTCGGAGGCGCCCGCCGCCGAGACCTTCGTCAGCGACGACGAGGCGGACCCGGAGAGCTTGGTCTGCCAAATGCGCCGCGCCGTGGGTGAAGCGCGTCTGCCGTTCCGCGTGGTCACCAACCCGCGCTTGCCCTGCGCGGCCGCAACGGGGGACGGCGTGATCGTGGTGCGGGCCGGTGCCCGCTACGATCGCGGCGAGGTCCGCCGCGTGGTCCTGCACGAGATCGAAGGCCACGCCTTGCCGCGGCTCGCGGCGCGGAACGAAGAGCACGGGCTGTTTCGCGTGGGCACCGCCCAGGGCCCGGACGACGAAGAAGGCCGGGCCTTGCTGCTGGAGGAGCGGGCGGGGCTCTTGGACGCGCGTCGCAAGGCACAGCTCGGCCGCCGTCACCTGGCGGCGCTGTCCGTGCGGCAGGGCGCGACCTGGGTGGATACCGCGCGCTACCTGCGAGAGCTCGGGGCGGAGCTCGAAGAGGCGGTGGACATCGCGTCTCGGGTCCACCGCGGTGGAGGTCTGGGCCGCGAGCTCGTGTACCTGGTCGCGCTCTGCCGCGTGCGTCAGGCCTTCGAAGCGGATCCTTCGCTGGAGCGCTGGCTCGAGCGCGGCCGCATCGCCGTCGGGGCAGTGGCCGAGCTGCGCGAGCTCGGCCCTGCACCCGACGTCGTGTTTCGTCTGCGCGCCGCCTGA
- a CDS encoding PhoH family protein, whose amino-acid sequence MKKSYVLDTNVLLHDPHAIFKFEDNDLILPIYVIEEIDQFKRDNTERGRNARTVSRVLDAVREQGGSLSAGVKIGDGGSLRVYVPERRPELSIALQPTSGDHAIMQCAIDLRDAEPEKPTIFVTMDVNLRIRADALGLRTEAYENQAVDVDHLDTGVVELPVTAAELDGFFEAGFVARKDPHLYANVCIVLRDDSPRARTALGRYHAEKGEIRALRTPREGLAGIRPRNKEQSFALDLLLDDSVRLVTMVGKAGTGKTLLALAAGLHRTVDNGNYARLLVSRPVMPMGRDLGFLPGDVEEKLNPWMQPIFDNLEFLLVAGGKRRGIRGFDELFESGQLQVEPLTYIRGRSLPQQYVIVDEAQNLTPHEVKTVITRCGEGTKIVLTGDPFQIDNPYVDSATNGLSVAVDRLRGEPLIGHMLLSKGERSELANIAANKL is encoded by the coding sequence ATGAAGAAGAGCTACGTCCTCGACACGAACGTCCTGCTGCACGATCCGCACGCCATCTTCAAGTTCGAGGACAACGACCTCATCCTCCCGATCTACGTCATCGAGGAGATCGACCAGTTCAAGCGCGACAACACCGAGCGTGGTCGCAATGCCCGCACCGTGTCGCGTGTGCTCGACGCTGTTCGAGAGCAAGGCGGCTCCCTGTCCGCCGGTGTGAAGATCGGCGACGGAGGCTCGCTGCGCGTGTACGTGCCGGAACGGCGTCCGGAGCTCAGCATCGCGCTGCAGCCCACCTCGGGGGACCACGCGATCATGCAATGCGCGATCGATCTGCGCGACGCCGAGCCGGAGAAGCCGACCATCTTCGTCACCATGGACGTGAACCTCCGCATTCGCGCCGATGCGCTCGGTCTGCGTACGGAGGCGTACGAGAACCAGGCCGTGGACGTCGACCACCTGGACACCGGCGTGGTGGAGCTTCCGGTGACGGCGGCGGAGCTCGACGGGTTTTTCGAGGCCGGCTTCGTGGCGCGCAAGGATCCGCACCTGTACGCCAACGTGTGCATCGTGCTCCGGGACGACAGCCCCCGGGCCCGCACCGCCCTCGGCCGCTATCACGCGGAAAAGGGCGAGATCCGCGCGCTGCGCACCCCGCGGGAAGGGCTGGCGGGCATTCGCCCCCGGAACAAGGAGCAGAGCTTCGCCCTGGACCTGTTGTTGGACGACTCCGTGCGCCTGGTCACGATGGTGGGCAAGGCGGGCACTGGCAAGACGCTCTTGGCGCTGGCAGCGGGGCTTCACCGCACGGTGGACAACGGCAATTACGCCCGACTCTTGGTGAGCCGCCCGGTGATGCCCATGGGCCGAGATCTCGGCTTCCTCCCAGGAGACGTGGAAGAGAAGCTGAACCCTTGGATGCAGCCCATCTTCGACAACCTCGAGTTCCTGCTGGTGGCGGGCGGCAAGCGTCGTGGCATTCGCGGGTTCGACGAGCTGTTCGAGAGCGGACAGCTGCAGGTGGAGCCGCTGACCTACATCCGTGGCCGGAGCCTGCCCCAGCAGTACGTGATCGTGGACGAGGCGCAGAACCTCACGCCCCACGAAGTGAAGACCGTGATTACCCGCTGCGGCGAAGGCACCAAGATCGTGCTCACCGGCGATCCTTTCCAGATCGACAACCCCTACGTGGACAGCGCCACGAACGGACTTTCGGTGGCGGTGGACCGCTTGCGGGGCGAGCCGCTCATCGGACACATGCTGCTCTCCAAGGGCGAGCGCAGCGAGCTGGCGAACATCGCCGCCAACAAACTATGA
- a CDS encoding cupin domain-containing protein, translating to MLRKTPVLAGALVLASVACSRTAPESQWPPPGPKAGLPYIPLPSKDEDIFGLEEEAEEPSAAPAKQGASAIDAALPDAPPTALSRKAECKDKQCVLKSWLPDPTFAKAAPGGEDSNAALWGEQIAVNSSVVLPRNHELEVLAVVLGGKLLVTGDDGGAPKELGVWGAMRAPGAGVSLRAQGEAATVLMAVVTSKDSLAQALEHAKAKPWEVRWKKRSSAIASTSIKEAKDHAWGGDAFHVRFAFGGTEQKLPASLESLLTSADAAIPEHAHDDWEHIAILEGAGTMKVAGKNHPVTAGAVFDMPKGVKHSFTPSGKSRLLAVQLYTPSGAERRFVKLAEAGKVPADKK from the coding sequence ATGCTTCGCAAAACCCCTGTGCTCGCCGGGGCGTTGGTGCTCGCCAGCGTCGCGTGCTCGCGAACGGCCCCCGAATCCCAGTGGCCTCCCCCGGGCCCCAAGGCGGGCTTGCCGTACATTCCGCTGCCTTCGAAGGACGAGGACATCTTCGGTCTGGAGGAGGAGGCGGAGGAACCGAGCGCGGCTCCCGCGAAGCAGGGAGCGAGCGCCATCGACGCGGCGCTGCCGGACGCGCCGCCCACGGCGCTGAGCCGCAAGGCCGAGTGCAAGGACAAGCAGTGCGTGTTGAAGAGCTGGCTTCCGGATCCGACGTTCGCCAAGGCGGCGCCCGGCGGCGAGGACTCCAACGCTGCGTTGTGGGGCGAGCAGATCGCGGTGAACAGCAGCGTGGTGCTGCCTCGCAACCACGAGCTGGAAGTGCTCGCGGTGGTGCTCGGCGGCAAGCTGCTGGTCACTGGTGACGACGGCGGCGCGCCCAAGGAGCTCGGCGTGTGGGGCGCGATGCGCGCGCCGGGAGCCGGCGTGAGCCTGCGCGCTCAGGGCGAAGCGGCCACGGTCTTGATGGCGGTGGTGACCAGCAAGGACAGCTTGGCTCAGGCGCTGGAGCACGCCAAGGCAAAGCCCTGGGAAGTGCGCTGGAAGAAGCGCTCGAGCGCGATCGCATCCACCAGCATCAAGGAGGCCAAGGACCATGCGTGGGGCGGCGACGCCTTCCACGTGCGCTTCGCCTTCGGCGGCACGGAGCAAAAGCTACCGGCGAGCCTCGAGAGCCTGCTCACCTCGGCCGACGCGGCGATTCCGGAGCATGCCCACGACGACTGGGAGCACATCGCGATCCTGGAAGGCGCCGGCACCATGAAGGTGGCCGGCAAGAACCATCCGGTGACCGCCGGCGCGGTGTTCGACATGCCCAAGGGCGTGAAGCACTCCTTCACGCCGTCGGGGAAGAGCCGGCTCCTGGCGGTGCAGCTGTACACGCCGAGTGGTGCCGAACGCCGTTTCGTGAAGCTGGCGGAAGCCGGCAAAGTGCCGGCAGACAAAAAGTGA
- a CDS encoding TonB-dependent receptor, whose protein sequence is MGSASAAAQEEPEDRGAGAVPRGGAGAVARPGKPDPAKKPVVVMPKLVKFVDAPYPTAAEAQGVEGNVVLELTIDATGKVTDAKVAEPAGHGFDEAAQQAALQFEFAPATRDGKPVAARILYRYSFTLKAPPPSKEPPPPPPTTGNLGGALQIAGTTVPLAGAEVVVTGPDGQERRLVTDGQGRWSLEKLPPGVYRVRVAAEGFQSTEAKEEVAVGEATDVTYRLAPKAEEGVLEVTVQGERPPREVTRRTLERREINRIPGTSGDALRSLQSLPGVARPPGLAGLLIVRGSAPEDTETFVDGTGVPLIYHFGGLSSVVPTELLDRIDFYPGNFSARYGRVMGGIVDVGLREPDTSCTGPYGKPSEEKGCYHGMGQVDLIDARVLVQGPIAGSKDWSFAVAGRRSWIDAWITPVLEEAGAGVTSAPVYYDYQVIADNKPTPDSRLSLRAFGSDDRLEILINDPSASDPAFGGNLRFRTASHRAQVVYTGQLNKSVDLTAMASAGRDQIQFSLGNFLFDLDIYPITTRSELGFKVTKGFKLNAGMDFQLAPVKFTVRAPQPPRPGEPDPGPFATRPPLEQSGTITAFRPAWYMEGEVTPTRRLRLVPGVRLDYARDSGHADFSPRFNARYDLVSPTEGQDEASFAGKRKLRTTLKGGVGVFHQPPQFQETDEIFGTPGIESNRAIHYSLGVEQELTRQIEVSVEGFYKDLSNLVARAPSASGGFDYNNQGQGYVVGMETLIKYKPDKRFFGWLAYTLSRSVRQESPDDPEYLFQYDQTHNLIVLGSYRLGRGWEFGARFRIVSGPLTTPLISKPALPALYAADAGAYTPLQGEPFSRRLPLFHQLDVRVDKRWQFKDWRFSAYLDVQNVYNNQAVEALVYNYNFSQESYQTGLPIIPSVGLRGEF, encoded by the coding sequence TTGGGCTCGGCATCCGCCGCCGCGCAAGAGGAGCCGGAGGACCGTGGAGCGGGGGCGGTGCCGCGGGGTGGCGCGGGCGCGGTCGCCCGACCCGGCAAGCCCGACCCGGCGAAGAAGCCGGTCGTGGTGATGCCCAAGCTGGTGAAGTTCGTCGACGCGCCCTACCCCACGGCTGCCGAGGCGCAGGGCGTGGAGGGCAACGTCGTCCTCGAGCTCACCATCGATGCGACGGGCAAGGTGACCGACGCCAAGGTCGCCGAGCCCGCGGGTCACGGCTTCGATGAAGCCGCGCAGCAGGCGGCGCTCCAGTTCGAGTTCGCGCCGGCCACGCGCGACGGCAAGCCGGTCGCCGCGCGGATCCTGTACCGCTACTCCTTCACCCTGAAGGCACCGCCACCGTCCAAGGAGCCACCGCCACCACCGCCCACCACGGGCAACCTGGGAGGCGCGCTGCAAATTGCGGGCACGACCGTGCCGCTGGCGGGGGCAGAGGTGGTCGTGACGGGACCAGACGGCCAAGAGCGCCGATTGGTAACGGACGGTCAGGGGCGCTGGTCTCTCGAGAAGCTCCCCCCAGGGGTGTACCGCGTGCGCGTCGCTGCGGAGGGGTTCCAGAGCACCGAAGCGAAGGAAGAGGTCGCCGTGGGGGAAGCCACGGACGTCACCTATCGCCTTGCGCCCAAGGCGGAAGAAGGCGTGCTCGAGGTCACGGTTCAGGGCGAGCGCCCGCCGCGGGAGGTTACCCGCCGCACGCTGGAACGCCGGGAAATCAACCGAATCCCCGGCACCAGCGGCGATGCCCTGCGATCTCTGCAGAGCTTGCCCGGCGTCGCGCGGCCGCCTGGCTTGGCCGGCCTCCTGATCGTCCGCGGCTCCGCCCCGGAGGACACCGAGACCTTCGTGGACGGCACCGGCGTGCCGCTCATCTATCACTTCGGCGGCCTGTCCAGCGTGGTGCCGACGGAGCTCTTGGATCGCATCGATTTTTATCCGGGCAACTTCAGCGCGCGCTACGGCCGGGTGATGGGCGGCATCGTGGATGTCGGCCTGCGCGAGCCGGACACCAGTTGCACGGGCCCCTACGGCAAACCTTCGGAAGAGAAGGGCTGCTATCACGGCATGGGGCAGGTGGATCTGATCGACGCCCGCGTGCTGGTGCAGGGCCCCATCGCCGGCTCCAAGGATTGGTCCTTCGCGGTAGCGGGTCGCCGCAGCTGGATTGACGCTTGGATCACACCAGTGCTGGAGGAGGCCGGCGCCGGCGTCACCAGTGCGCCGGTCTACTACGACTACCAGGTCATCGCCGACAACAAGCCGACGCCCGACTCGCGGCTCTCGCTGCGCGCCTTCGGCTCCGATGATCGCCTCGAGATCCTGATCAACGATCCGTCGGCGAGCGATCCCGCCTTTGGCGGCAACCTGCGGTTTCGCACTGCCTCTCATCGCGCTCAGGTGGTGTACACGGGTCAGCTCAACAAGAGCGTGGACCTCACCGCGATGGCATCCGCGGGCCGGGATCAGATCCAGTTCTCGCTCGGCAACTTCCTGTTCGACCTCGACATCTATCCCATCACCACCCGCAGCGAGCTCGGGTTCAAGGTCACCAAGGGCTTCAAGCTCAACGCGGGCATGGATTTCCAGCTGGCGCCCGTGAAGTTCACCGTGCGCGCACCCCAGCCGCCCCGGCCGGGTGAGCCGGATCCAGGGCCTTTTGCCACCCGTCCGCCGTTGGAGCAGTCCGGAACCATCACGGCGTTTCGCCCTGCCTGGTACATGGAAGGGGAGGTCACGCCCACTCGCCGCTTGCGCTTGGTGCCGGGCGTTCGCCTCGACTACGCGCGGGACTCCGGGCACGCCGACTTCTCGCCTCGCTTCAACGCTCGCTACGACCTGGTGTCCCCCACGGAGGGGCAGGACGAAGCGTCTTTCGCCGGCAAGCGGAAGCTCCGCACCACCCTCAAGGGCGGCGTGGGCGTGTTCCACCAACCGCCTCAGTTCCAGGAGACGGACGAGATCTTCGGCACGCCCGGCATCGAGTCCAACCGGGCGATCCACTACTCGCTCGGCGTGGAGCAGGAGCTGACGCGGCAGATCGAGGTGAGCGTGGAGGGCTTCTACAAGGATCTCTCCAACCTGGTGGCGCGCGCACCTTCCGCTTCCGGCGGCTTCGACTACAACAACCAGGGGCAGGGCTACGTGGTCGGCATGGAGACGCTGATCAAATACAAGCCCGACAAGCGCTTCTTCGGCTGGCTCGCGTACACGCTCTCCCGAAGCGTACGGCAGGAATCGCCGGACGATCCCGAGTACCTGTTCCAGTACGACCAGACGCACAACCTGATCGTGCTCGGCAGCTATCGCCTGGGCCGCGGCTGGGAGTTCGGCGCGCGCTTCCGCATCGTCTCGGGACCTTTGACCACCCCGCTCATCTCGAAGCCGGCGCTCCCGGCGCTGTACGCGGCGGACGCCGGTGCCTACACGCCGCTGCAGGGCGAGCCCTTCAGCCGCCGCCTGCCGCTGTTCCACCAGCTGGACGTGCGCGTGGACAAGCGCTGGCAGTTCAAGGACTGGCGCTTCTCCGCCTACCTGGACGTGCAAAACGTCTACAACAACCAGGCTGTCGAAGCCCTCGTCTACAACTACAATTTCAGTCAGGAGTCCTACCAAACGGGCCTGCCCATCATTCCGAGCGTCGGCCTGAGAGGTGAGTTCTGA
- a CDS encoding superoxide dismutase family protein, translated as MKYVGLIGLSLVLSACGGSAPAAPPPETPPPPPAETAAPEPPPEPEATAEPEAEPPPAPVTVTIEPKSKSKLKGTATLEQTADGVKITIDVENAKPGMHAWHVHENGDCSAPDGKSAGGHFNPDKHDHGLPTADARHLGDLGNLEVGKDGKGHTEITIPGANLKKDDPHSYLGRAIIIHEKKDDGGQPTGNAGGRIGCGVIGG; from the coding sequence ATGAAATACGTCGGTCTGATCGGATTGTCCCTCGTCCTCAGTGCTTGTGGCGGCTCGGCCCCAGCGGCCCCCCCGCCGGAGACCCCGCCACCGCCGCCGGCCGAGACCGCGGCCCCCGAGCCTCCGCCCGAGCCGGAAGCCACCGCGGAGCCGGAAGCCGAGCCGCCCCCGGCGCCCGTCACCGTGACCATCGAGCCCAAGAGCAAGTCCAAGCTGAAGGGCACCGCCACGCTGGAGCAGACCGCCGACGGCGTGAAGATCACCATCGACGTGGAGAACGCCAAGCCCGGCATGCACGCGTGGCACGTACACGAGAACGGGGACTGCAGCGCGCCGGACGGCAAGAGCGCGGGCGGTCACTTCAACCCAGACAAGCACGACCACGGCTTGCCCACTGCCGACGCGCGGCACCTCGGTGACCTCGGCAACCTCGAGGTGGGCAAGGATGGCAAGGGGCACACGGAGATCACGATCCCGGGTGCCAACCTCAAGAAGGACGATCCGCACTCTTACCTCGGCCGCGCCATCATCATCCACGAGAAGAAGGACGACGGCGGCCAGCCCACGGGCAACGCCGGCGGTCGCATCGGCTGCGGCGTGATCGGCGGCTGA
- a CDS encoding tetratricopeptide repeat protein has product MAGDDKLERAIRALEAQRSALGDSVVDTATAELREKLAELRTLTSDHRQLVTVLFADVSGFTALSERLDPEEVQALLTRLWRRLDRVLVAHRGHIDKHIGDAVMCVWGLSGSSAEDATLAVRAALSMQRELIAFRSAENVDLSMRVGINTGLCSVSRVESTGEWNVIGDTVNLASRLEHAAEVGSVLIGSTTREHVRGRFRLLDVPPFAVKGKREPVSASVVEREIVRGETALTGITLPLLGRAAELLAIGEAYRRAAGGGLAWLTVRGAPGMGKSRLVDQALLDIARGGGRPRIVMLAATREMAAFGLIADLLRELAGSPFAPALVAALGESRGKEAAAYLGQLVGISNELEPLSHRPEQIRGRAEVLLTEYLASLSADRMLVLSIDDLHWADSGSFGFLTRLAQVGLPRCLLLTTERPSERRSSAQAVELGPLDTESLSRLAHKLGAPTPEHLRFLIRRSDGNPAFLRELARFAAERPLDELETLVPPRIEQLLHERIARLPPSARAVLGVLSVTGPRAEPSAVATCLDAAPSEADLELLALQGLLDRGEGLSLTSELLSTVAYEFSLLRERKVWHERLARRLAVTDGSDPATVARHFDRAGASSEATDWYLVAAERARRADAFEEAETAFSRALTLLEEAPPASPQRGHALRNRCLLGLGQMLEGKARYDEAADKLEQALAAARLAGDALAQAKTENAAAWVASQRGDHTRAESIASRAEAIARSALAGPSPEDAAALTTQLAEALHNRGWARTLLGDGDGALTLGREALAVAEGGATPRARALALNLIGVAHYHLLGRFDEGARHQEAALALYRRIGDRWGIACQLNNLGDLELERGNPSAALTLLQAGLDEIRQIGHRGQEVVLLGNLARVRLAQGDAAGALATADEALNMADGFSLSESWRTSSEAALALGDREGAVTRARRALEHAGGDDADRALALRALAGALGEHPEAEACFARALSLFVRLGRKAEQIATYEAWAAHEARLGAHDRHAELLQEASRVRGTLG; this is encoded by the coding sequence ATGGCTGGTGACGACAAGTTGGAGCGCGCCATCCGCGCTCTCGAAGCGCAACGCTCCGCCCTCGGTGATTCCGTGGTGGACACCGCCACCGCGGAGCTTCGCGAGAAGCTCGCCGAGCTGCGCACGCTCACCAGCGACCACCGCCAGCTGGTCACGGTGCTGTTCGCCGACGTGTCCGGCTTCACGGCACTGAGCGAACGACTGGATCCCGAAGAGGTGCAGGCGCTGCTCACGCGCCTCTGGCGCCGGCTGGACCGCGTGCTGGTGGCGCACCGCGGTCACATCGACAAACACATCGGCGATGCCGTGATGTGCGTGTGGGGACTTTCCGGGAGCAGCGCGGAAGACGCGACGCTGGCGGTGCGAGCGGCGCTGTCCATGCAGCGCGAGCTGATCGCCTTCCGTAGCGCGGAGAACGTCGATCTGTCCATGCGCGTGGGCATCAATACCGGGCTGTGCTCGGTGTCGCGCGTGGAGTCCACCGGCGAGTGGAACGTGATCGGCGACACCGTGAACCTGGCGTCGCGCCTCGAGCACGCGGCGGAAGTGGGCAGCGTGCTCATCGGCAGCACCACGCGCGAGCACGTGCGCGGACGCTTTCGGCTGTTGGACGTGCCGCCCTTCGCGGTGAAGGGCAAACGCGAGCCGGTGAGCGCGTCGGTGGTGGAGCGCGAGATCGTCCGCGGCGAGACCGCGCTCACCGGCATCACGCTGCCGCTCCTGGGGCGCGCCGCGGAGCTTTTGGCGATCGGCGAAGCCTATCGGCGGGCCGCCGGCGGCGGTCTCGCGTGGCTCACGGTGCGCGGCGCGCCGGGCATGGGCAAGAGCCGCCTCGTGGATCAGGCGCTGCTCGACATCGCTCGCGGCGGCGGCCGCCCGCGCATCGTGATGCTGGCCGCTACCCGCGAAATGGCGGCCTTCGGCCTGATCGCGGATCTGCTGCGGGAGCTCGCGGGCTCGCCGTTTGCGCCAGCCCTCGTCGCCGCCCTGGGCGAGAGCCGCGGCAAGGAAGCGGCCGCGTACCTGGGGCAGCTCGTGGGCATCTCCAACGAGCTCGAACCGCTGTCGCACCGGCCGGAGCAGATCCGTGGTCGTGCCGAGGTGTTGCTCACGGAGTACCTCGCGTCGCTGTCGGCGGATCGCATGTTGGTGCTGTCCATCGACGACCTGCACTGGGCGGACAGCGGCTCTTTCGGCTTTCTCACGCGGCTCGCCCAGGTCGGCCTTCCGCGTTGCTTGCTGCTCACCACGGAGCGGCCGTCGGAGCGGCGCAGCAGCGCCCAGGCCGTCGAGCTCGGCCCTCTCGACACCGAGAGCCTTTCACGGCTGGCGCACAAGCTGGGCGCGCCGACGCCGGAGCACCTGCGCTTCCTGATCCGCAGGAGCGACGGCAACCCGGCGTTCTTGCGGGAGCTCGCGCGCTTCGCCGCGGAGCGTCCCTTGGACGAGCTCGAGACGCTGGTGCCGCCGCGCATCGAGCAGCTCCTGCACGAGCGCATTGCTCGACTCCCGCCTTCGGCGCGCGCCGTGCTCGGCGTGCTTTCCGTGACCGGTCCCAGGGCGGAGCCGAGCGCGGTGGCCACCTGTCTCGACGCCGCACCGAGCGAAGCGGATCTCGAGCTCTTGGCGCTGCAAGGTCTGCTCGACCGCGGCGAGGGTCTGAGCCTCACGAGTGAGCTGCTCTCCACCGTGGCGTACGAGTTCTCGCTGCTGCGCGAGCGCAAGGTGTGGCACGAGCGCCTGGCGCGGCGCCTCGCGGTGACCGATGGCAGCGATCCGGCGACGGTGGCACGGCATTTCGATCGCGCCGGCGCCAGCAGTGAAGCTACGGACTGGTACCTGGTCGCCGCCGAGCGGGCGCGCCGGGCGGACGCCTTCGAGGAGGCGGAAACGGCCTTTTCCCGCGCCCTGACGCTGCTCGAAGAAGCGCCCCCAGCGTCGCCCCAACGCGGCCACGCGCTTCGAAACCGCTGCCTCCTCGGCCTGGGGCAGATGCTCGAAGGAAAGGCGCGCTACGACGAGGCCGCCGACAAGCTGGAGCAAGCCCTGGCGGCCGCGCGGCTCGCGGGGGACGCCCTGGCGCAGGCCAAGACCGAGAACGCCGCGGCCTGGGTCGCGAGCCAACGGGGCGATCACACGCGCGCCGAGAGCATCGCGAGCCGCGCCGAAGCCATCGCGCGCTCGGCGCTCGCCGGCCCCAGCCCGGAGGACGCCGCCGCGCTCACCACCCAGCTCGCCGAAGCGCTGCACAACCGTGGCTGGGCGCGCACCCTGCTGGGCGACGGCGACGGTGCCCTCACCCTCGGCCGCGAAGCCCTGGCGGTGGCCGAGGGCGGCGCAACACCGCGCGCTCGCGCGCTGGCGCTGAATCTCATCGGCGTCGCGCACTACCATCTCCTCGGGCGCTTCGACGAAGGCGCGCGACATCAGGAAGCCGCCCTCGCGCTGTATCGCCGCATCGGCGATCGCTGGGGCATCGCTTGCCAGCTCAATAACCTCGGCGATCTGGAGCTCGAGCGCGGCAACCCGAGCGCAGCCCTCACGTTGCTCCAAGCGGGCTTGGACGAGATTCGTCAGATCGGCCATCGCGGACAAGAAGTGGTGCTGCTCGGAAATCTCGCGCGAGTGCGGCTGGCCCAGGGGGACGCCGCCGGCGCGTTGGCCACCGCCGACGAGGCCCTGAACATGGCGGACGGATTTTCACTGTCGGAGTCCTGGCGCACGTCGAGCGAAGCCGCCCTGGCTCTGGGAGATCGCGAGGGCGCCGTCACGCGCGCGCGGCGCGCCCTCGAGCACGCCGGCGGGGACGACGCCGATCGCGCCCTCGCCTTGCGCGCCCTCGCAGGCGCCCTCGGCGAGCACCCGGAGGCGGAGGCCTGCTTCGCCCGCGCCCTCAGCCTGTTCGTGCGCCTCGGCCGGAAGGCCGAGCAGATCGCCACCTATGAGGCCTGGGCCGCCCACGAAGCACGCCTCGGCGCCCACGATCGCCACGCGGAGCTCCTGCAGGAGGCCTCGCGCGTTCGTGGTACCCTGGGCTGA